Proteins from a genomic interval of Paenibacillus sp. FSL R5-0623:
- a CDS encoding ROK family protein, whose translation MAGTPQYIRNLNENLIMDALITQGTMSRADISRQTGLSKPTVSLAVEHLIDRNLVREMGRADNAQGRKATLIRFNETAYYVCGIDIGATRIRIALSDLNGEIIAYRTHPMVVQEAHEPAEATMLELLRSHMNELLDENHLNWNQIQCIGFGIPGVVLPDSGRIHRIVDPLAGLEEAFSLESLSGAFPCEVILENDVNLAALGEYRSGAAAGYPLFVFFSIGTGTGAGIMVHGQLLRGLGGLTGEIAEMLVDDGRRLEEVLSADGLMQLAKDYLDQHDELVLEAAHSGEDDLHRHLTPEKLFEAARSGEVEAVEILQQYSQKIASALRQISVVLAPDLIVLGGGVGGNGDVLLPLLRQIISEQFPVQPQLICSKLGEQAVVTGAVQVAIQQTMLNLQQEAME comes from the coding sequence ATGGCTGGCACACCGCAATATATTCGCAATCTGAATGAAAATCTCATTATGGATGCCCTCATAACTCAGGGAACCATGTCGAGAGCGGATATCAGCCGTCAGACCGGACTTAGTAAACCCACGGTGTCTTTGGCGGTCGAACATCTGATTGACCGTAATCTGGTGAGGGAAATGGGGCGAGCTGACAACGCTCAGGGTCGAAAAGCAACCCTCATTCGTTTCAATGAAACGGCTTATTATGTCTGTGGTATAGATATCGGCGCAACACGTATTCGGATTGCATTATCCGATCTGAATGGAGAAATCATCGCCTATCGAACACATCCCATGGTTGTCCAAGAAGCTCATGAGCCAGCAGAAGCGACAATGCTGGAGCTTCTTCGAAGCCATATGAACGAACTGCTTGATGAGAATCATCTGAACTGGAATCAGATTCAGTGCATCGGGTTCGGTATACCAGGAGTAGTGCTGCCTGATTCAGGGCGTATACATCGTATTGTGGACCCGTTAGCGGGTCTGGAAGAAGCTTTCTCTCTAGAATCGTTGTCAGGAGCTTTTCCCTGTGAAGTAATCCTGGAAAATGATGTGAATCTTGCGGCGCTTGGGGAGTACCGGAGTGGTGCAGCAGCAGGGTATCCCTTGTTTGTTTTTTTCTCCATCGGTACAGGGACGGGCGCTGGCATCATGGTACATGGCCAATTGCTTCGAGGTTTAGGTGGCTTAACTGGAGAGATCGCAGAGATGCTGGTGGATGATGGTCGACGTCTGGAGGAAGTGCTGTCCGCTGATGGTCTGATGCAACTGGCGAAAGATTATCTAGATCAGCATGATGAACTAGTATTGGAAGCTGCTCATTCGGGTGAAGATGATCTTCACAGACACCTGACTCCTGAGAAGTTATTTGAAGCTGCACGCAGTGGAGAAGTAGAGGCTGTAGAGATTCTACAACAATACAGCCAGAAGATTGCTTCAGCTCTGCGTCAGATTAGCGTTGTGCTTGCTCCAGATCTCATTGTGCTTGGCGGAGGTGTAGGAGGAAACGGTGATGTGTTATTGCCTTTACTGAGGCAGATCATCTCTGAGCAATTCCCGGTGCAACCACAGTTAATCTGTTCCAAGCTTGGTGAGCAGGCTGTTGTCACTGGCGCGGTACAAGTAGCCATACAACAAACGATGCTGAACCTTCAGCAGGAAGCCATGGAATAA
- a CDS encoding ROK family protein — MTESVKNVSNDYQSNQNGTVGGDPSGWIAGIDIGGTKTLMLLSSQQAGNEVHERILPTLASDQPDEFFRWLFAELETFCREVGCSLDQLNGAGLGFPGVILQEEGMLRNAPAFQWPEQDIRPVIEKYYSGNIILDNDVNLAAMGEYDQGAAQGHQHCVMVTVGTGIGAALILNGQLYSGQNGAAGEIGHFIAGDEGLHTGYVADADSFGVFEQVTSGTGITEQARRYFADGKGSSLSLIMSLAGGESEQIEARHVFKAAESGDLAALEILELPMRYMARGLANITALLNPSIIVIGGGVAASNPSYYLNEVRTRLQRYTVLPTLLAVAELGNKAGAIGALAAIKSSLTRT; from the coding sequence ATGACAGAATCCGTAAAAAACGTAAGTAATGATTATCAGTCCAATCAGAATGGTACGGTTGGAGGGGATCCATCCGGCTGGATTGCAGGTATTGACATTGGAGGCACCAAAACATTAATGCTCTTGTCATCACAACAGGCTGGAAATGAAGTTCATGAACGAATCTTGCCTACTCTTGCCAGTGATCAGCCGGATGAGTTCTTCCGATGGTTATTCGCTGAATTGGAAACATTCTGCCGCGAAGTTGGATGCAGTCTGGATCAACTTAACGGTGCAGGCTTGGGATTCCCTGGTGTGATTCTGCAGGAGGAGGGAATGCTGCGAAATGCTCCAGCTTTTCAGTGGCCTGAGCAGGATATTCGTCCTGTGATTGAAAAGTATTATAGCGGAAATATCATCTTGGATAATGATGTGAATCTGGCCGCAATGGGAGAATATGATCAAGGGGCAGCGCAGGGACATCAACACTGTGTGATGGTCACGGTTGGAACAGGCATTGGAGCTGCTCTTATCCTGAATGGACAGCTCTACAGCGGCCAGAATGGAGCAGCAGGTGAGATTGGGCATTTCATTGCAGGAGACGAAGGGCTTCATACCGGTTACGTTGCAGATGCGGATTCCTTTGGCGTATTTGAACAAGTGACTTCAGGTACGGGAATTACCGAACAGGCGAGGCGTTATTTTGCTGACGGAAAGGGAAGTTCCTTATCCCTGATCATGAGTCTGGCAGGAGGGGAATCGGAACAGATTGAAGCCAGGCATGTGTTCAAAGCAGCGGAATCGGGTGATCTTGCTGCCCTGGAAATTCTAGAATTGCCCATGCGTTATATGGCTAGAGGTCTGGCCAATATTACGGCTTTACTCAATCCTTCCATTATAGTGATCGGTGGTGGCGTGGCTGCATCCAACCCATCCTATTATCTAAATGAAGTGCGCACACGCCTCCAACGTTATACTGTTCTGCCTACACTTTTAGCTGTAGCTGAACTGGGGAACAAAGCAGGAGCAATCGGGGCATTGGCTGCAATAAAGTCGAGTCTGACACGCACATAA
- a CDS encoding MFS transporter, whose protein sequence is MRSRHMKAYTEKTKADSNDAKRVLLQLQGLYLFMGLAGGMFNPYINPILVAQGFSSKETGFIMAFGTLVSIILQPIWGILVDKFKKTRFVLMISLLVPASLAYFYNIQVYIILILIYTLCTIFQVTQIPVADSYAVTAARAANTSYGMIRLFGSIGTGVGGFAAGMYLSQFSIHMLWLPFLLFNILSAILASTLPRQTSISSSSVTFSVGLARLLRNRTFLLFLTGCFLVNQTLTAFNSFFVISFQMAGGSVTMTGTALLLASITNVPSMLAAAFILRKWGHERTMLLAAGAYMLRWGIQWLWPTPEVMIGVQVLHGLSFGFFYIAAVEYVASVTGREMQATGQSLFNMVFAGLGGIVGNMLNGYLLDSGGPSLMYLACTISAALGSVILYIVSRQAKEQRRAYSLE, encoded by the coding sequence ATGAGAAGTAGACATATGAAGGCTTACACAGAGAAAACAAAAGCCGATTCCAATGATGCAAAACGTGTTTTACTCCAATTGCAGGGGCTATATCTGTTTATGGGGCTTGCCGGGGGGATGTTTAATCCGTACATTAATCCCATATTGGTAGCACAAGGGTTTTCCAGTAAAGAAACCGGATTTATTATGGCGTTTGGCACACTTGTATCCATTATTCTCCAACCTATATGGGGAATTCTGGTAGATAAGTTTAAAAAGACACGGTTCGTACTGATGATAAGCCTGCTTGTTCCTGCATCGTTAGCGTACTTCTACAATATTCAAGTGTACATTATATTAATATTGATTTATACTTTATGCACTATATTCCAAGTGACTCAAATACCCGTGGCTGACTCCTATGCGGTTACCGCCGCGAGAGCAGCCAATACCTCATATGGCATGATCCGACTCTTTGGCAGCATAGGAACGGGAGTTGGTGGATTTGCCGCAGGGATGTATCTCTCCCAGTTTTCCATTCACATGTTATGGCTGCCATTTCTCCTGTTTAACATTCTGAGCGCTATACTGGCAAGTACACTTCCCCGGCAGACGAGCATATCCTCGTCCTCGGTAACCTTCTCCGTAGGTTTGGCAAGATTGCTCCGAAACCGGACATTCCTTCTATTTCTAACAGGTTGTTTCCTGGTTAACCAAACGCTCACTGCGTTTAACTCCTTTTTTGTTATTTCATTTCAGATGGCTGGTGGTTCTGTGACCATGACAGGTACAGCGCTGTTGCTGGCATCGATCACCAATGTTCCATCCATGTTGGCAGCGGCATTCATACTCCGAAAATGGGGACATGAACGGACGATGTTGCTTGCAGCGGGGGCGTATATGTTACGTTGGGGGATACAATGGTTATGGCCGACACCTGAGGTCATGATTGGCGTTCAGGTGCTGCATGGGTTATCCTTCGGATTCTTTTATATCGCAGCAGTGGAATATGTGGCTTCCGTTACGGGACGGGAGATGCAGGCCACAGGACAAAGTTTATTTAACATGGTGTTTGCTGGCCTGGGTGGAATTGTTGGTAATATGCTTAACGGATATTTACTCGATTCCGGCGGTCCATCACTGATGTATCTGGCTTGCACGATCAGTGCGGCACTAGGATCAGTGATTCTGTATATCGTCAGCAGGCAGGCCAAAGAACAGAGAAGAGCATACTCATTAGAATAG